The following proteins come from a genomic window of Vallitaleaceae bacterium 9-2:
- the cdd gene encoding cytidine deaminase: MDKVLLQEAKHAREYAYAPYSGFQVGAALRTKSGKIYRGCNIENAAFSATNCAERTAIFKAISEGDTEIDAIAIVSSAEDVTYPCGVCRQVMSELMPDATIYFEDAKGNTVVSSVKEVMPYMFDNAIPNKKK, encoded by the coding sequence ATGGATAAAGTATTATTACAAGAAGCAAAACATGCAAGAGAATATGCGTATGCCCCTTATTCAGGGTTTCAAGTAGGTGCAGCCCTTCGTACGAAAAGCGGAAAAATTTATCGAGGATGTAATATTGAAAATGCTGCGTTTAGTGCAACCAATTGTGCAGAAAGAACTGCTATCTTTAAAGCTATATCTGAAGGGGATACAGAGATTGATGCAATTGCAATCGTTAGTTCGGCAGAAGATGTTACCTATCCGTGCGGAGTTTGTCGACAGGTAATGAGTGAACTTATGCCGGATGCGACAATCTATTTTGAAGATGCGAAGGGGAACACAGTGGTGTCAAGTGTTAAAGAAGTGATGCCATACATGTTTGATAATGCCATTCCAAATAAAAAGAAATAA
- a CDS encoding polysaccharide biosynthesis protein — protein MEHRSKKSNLLLQGSILAIAGLIVRLIGLLYRIPLINILTDEGSGYYASAYTVYSYLLILSSYGFPAAISRIVSAKLAKKKYREAHLIFKFSLVFSLIIGIVFTAILYFGAQMIANFIEIPNAAVALQGLAPALLIFSMLSVFRGYFQGMNTMVPTAISQIVEQVFNAVFSIVLAMLLLKHGFEYGAAGSSLGTAFGAMFGLIFIVFVYIASKPMISRRIERDQNPYVDHAVFYYWKLLLMTSIPMVIGTSTFHLTNLIDTIMFNKALAFHGYIPDQIAMLYGILEGKYKIIITLPVSIASAMATASIPSVTSSLVRGDSKLLAKKIDLSIRSVLMITFPSMIGIMIYAKPILELLFTNLDHLAMTTSILQIGSLSIVFFGVSTISIGLLQGLNRLNIPVKNALISLVTKVLFNIVLLYVFDLNLYGAVITNIIFAGVSAFLNFRAVRQEIPFRIDMYKTLIAPLMSSLIMGGVTLICYKLLTIKMLGEHALLIILPLAVLIYGVSILKLKAFNQKELEEIPFGNKFKRFL, from the coding sequence ATGGAGCATCGTTCAAAAAAAAGTAACTTACTTTTACAAGGTTCAATATTAGCCATAGCCGGACTTATTGTCCGGCTTATTGGTCTATTATATCGTATCCCTTTAATTAATATTTTAACGGATGAAGGAAGTGGATACTATGCAAGTGCATATACGGTATATTCCTACTTGCTTATATTGTCCTCCTACGGATTCCCAGCAGCAATATCTAGAATTGTATCGGCAAAACTGGCGAAGAAAAAATACCGAGAAGCCCATTTGATTTTTAAATTTTCGCTAGTGTTTTCGTTAATTATTGGTATTGTGTTTACAGCTATCCTTTATTTTGGCGCACAAATGATTGCAAACTTTATTGAGATTCCTAATGCGGCGGTTGCATTACAAGGTCTTGCGCCGGCACTCTTGATTTTTAGTATGCTGTCTGTTTTTCGAGGATATTTTCAAGGCATGAACACAATGGTTCCAACAGCGATTTCTCAAATTGTTGAACAAGTGTTTAACGCTGTCTTTAGTATTGTACTTGCCATGCTTTTGTTAAAGCATGGGTTTGAGTATGGTGCAGCAGGATCGAGTTTAGGAACCGCATTTGGTGCAATGTTTGGATTGATTTTTATTGTTTTTGTCTATATTGCATCCAAACCAATGATTTCACGGCGTATTGAGCGTGATCAAAATCCTTATGTAGATCATGCGGTATTTTATTATTGGAAGTTGTTGCTGATGACTTCTATTCCGATGGTCATTGGAACATCAACGTTTCATCTGACCAACCTTATAGATACGATTATGTTTAACAAAGCGCTTGCATTTCATGGGTACATACCAGATCAAATCGCAATGTTATATGGTATTTTAGAAGGAAAGTATAAGATTATTATTACACTGCCTGTGTCGATTGCTTCGGCTATGGCAACAGCATCCATTCCTAGTGTGACCTCATCGCTGGTTCGTGGAGATTCAAAGCTACTTGCAAAAAAGATTGATTTATCTATTCGATCGGTTTTGATGATTACATTTCCGTCGATGATTGGAATTATGATTTATGCAAAACCAATTTTAGAACTTTTATTTACGAATTTAGATCATTTGGCAATGACCACATCAATTTTACAGATTGGGTCGCTTTCAATTGTGTTTTTTGGCGTCTCTACAATATCTATTGGGCTATTGCAGGGATTAAATCGACTTAATATCCCGGTGAAAAATGCATTGATTTCCTTAGTGACAAAAGTTTTGTTTAATATTGTTCTTTTGTATGTTTTTGATTTAAATCTATACGGAGCTGTTATTACAAATATTATTTTTGCAGGGGTATCTGCATTTTTGAATTTTCGAGCAGTGCGTCAAGAGATTCCGTTTCGTATCGACATGTACAAAACGCTTATTGCCCCATTGATGAGTTCGCTGATTATGGGAGGGGTTACACTTATTTGCTACAAGCTATTGACCATAAAGATGTTAGGAGAACATGCGTTGCTTATCATTTTGCCTTTAGCAGTTCTAATTTATGGAGTTAGTATTTTAAAATTAAAGGCATTTAATCAAAAAGAGTTAGAAGAGATTCCTTTTGGGAATAAATTCAAACGTTTTTTATAG